A part of Rickettsia canadensis str. McKiel genomic DNA contains:
- a CDS encoding DUF2335 domain-containing protein, whose protein sequence is MKETKRFFNKNNRLNKGYAKTFSVNEPDNNFYHKKFAHILPPIDLISEYENIYPGTLQELIHMAQKEQAHKHAIDLKNLKMQERVVKLTRICLLIFGICLVVSIFFLKLST, encoded by the coding sequence ATGAAAGAGACTAAACGTTTTTTTAACAAAAATAATAGATTAAATAAAGGTTATGCTAAGACTTTTAGTGTAAACGAGCCCGATAATAATTTTTACCATAAAAAATTTGCACATATATTACCGCCAATTGATTTAATCAGCGAGTATGAGAATATTTATCCTGGTACTTTACAGGAATTAATACATATGGCGCAAAAAGAACAAGCTCATAAGCATGCTATAGATCTAAAAAACTTGAAAATGCAGGAAAGAGTCGTTAAATTAACACGAATCTGTTTATTAATATTTGGAATTTGCCTAGTAGTTTCAATATTTTTTTTAAAACTTTCTACATAA
- a CDS encoding biotin--[acetyl-CoA-carboxylase] ligase — MNIGKFKLIVFDEIDSTNSEAIRIAKSNKVDSNYALLAKSQTKGRGRSSKNWQSRSGNLHVSLLIKPDKELELLSQLSFVTALAVYDSMSSSRDRVAGSSNYMDILVKPWYDSLKLKWPNDVLVNGRKIAGILLESVKVGDNYYIIIGIGINITYHPIDIDQPTTSLISENLPLIEPQALLKILIENFEKYYQIWDNNSFSFIREKWLEHAYKLHENISIKQKNDIVTGLFKDIDNTGRIILQLPSKKIMSFSTAELSF; from the coding sequence ATGAACATAGGTAAATTTAAACTAATTGTCTTTGACGAAATAGATAGTACAAATTCTGAGGCTATAAGAATTGCTAAGAGTAACAAAGTTGATTCAAATTATGCATTACTTGCCAAATCTCAAACCAAAGGACGAGGAAGAAGTAGTAAAAATTGGCAGTCTAGATCAGGTAACTTACATGTCAGTTTACTAATAAAACCTGATAAAGAGCTAGAATTATTATCGCAATTATCTTTTGTTACAGCACTTGCCGTTTATGATAGTATGTCATCATCCCGCGATCGAGTCGCGGGATCCAGTAATTATATGGATATCTTAGTCAAGCCATGGTATGATAGTTTGAAACTAAAATGGCCCAACGATGTTTTGGTGAACGGTCGAAAAATCGCTGGTATACTTCTTGAATCTGTTAAAGTAGGGGATAATTATTATATTATCATCGGTATAGGTATTAATATTACTTATCATCCTATAGATATAGACCAACCTACTACTAGCTTAATAAGTGAAAATCTACCGCTTATAGAGCCGCAAGCTTTACTTAAGATATTAATAGAGAATTTTGAAAAATATTATCAAATTTGGGATAACAACAGTTTTTCTTTTATTAGAGAAAAATGGTTAGAACATGCCTATAAGTTACATGAGAATATTAGCATTAAACAGAAAAATGATATAGTAACCGGTCTTTTTAAAGATATCGATAATACTGGCAGAATAATATTGCAACTACCGTCCAAAAAAATAATGTCTTTTTCCACTGCCGAACTTTCTTTTTAG